In Candidatus Zixiibacteriota bacterium, the genomic window GATGAACCGGATACGGTGGAGTGGCTGACAGCGTTTTTCGAGGACAACGGTTACGCCACGTCGTTTGCCTACGACGGCTTCGACGGCTTCGAAAAAGTCAAGGCCGAGGGGCCGGACCTGATCACGCTGGATATCTCGATGGACAAGGAGTCGGGGATCAAGATGTATCGCAAGCTTCACGACGACAAGGAGGCGTCGAAAATCCCCGTCATCATGCTGACCGGGGTGACATCGGATTTCAAACGGTTCATCTCGACCCGCACGCAGGTCGACCCGCCGCAGGCGTATTTCGAGAAGCCGGTCGACC contains:
- a CDS encoding response regulator, with the protein product MAEKKKILVVDDEPDTVEWLTAFFEDNGYATSFAYDGFDGFEKVKAEGPDLITLDISMDKESGIKMYRKLHDDKEASKIPVIMLTGVTSDFKRFISTRTQVDPPQAYFEKPVDREALLKKVRELIG